From Streptomyces cyaneogriseus subsp. noncyanogenus, the proteins below share one genomic window:
- a CDS encoding NACHT domain-containing protein, protein MDPTVLGGKLASAAVAPLLKKLFRADGPGAGLVERPVRLRDLVSFRGEKRALGERDVHRLAAELVDRAVDTPGEPPFPRDEETAVTEALAARLLALGGLDMDDVQAVRLGHRELAARLHRAAPAPDGLSTDACHFLDSATEWACLHILEFFTRRSTFVARTLVEQTRGQSELIARVDELLTRTPRPDARDTAFEGGYLPYVARRHDHLTIYGIDLRESPDRWPLEVAYLSLEATAPGEDAPHAPSGEHPAGTTVHLPAEEVLRDHDRVLLRGDAGSGKTTLVQWLAVTAAGGDDGRVPFVLPLRTLIRAGALPAPAAFLTAVGCPLTPPEGWAERVLTAGRALVLVDGLDEIPAADRHRTRDWLLGLIQAFPGNRWLLTSRPTAVRPDWLAAEGFRELVLAPMRRADVATFVRRWHAAARAPEYEARLLDALRTKRDLARLATNPLMCGLICALHRERRGYLPTGRKELYDAALAMLLARRDRERGMGALDTPELGEEAQLELLQRLAYALVLSGRTEMDLATAEGIVERRLPSVAPAAGQGDAVTVLRSLLLRSGLLHQPGEGAVAFVHRTFQDYLGARYAVEEGHLDVLLSHAHDTQWEDVIRMAVAHARPGERAVLLRRLLDQDTPRLALLALACLEHAAALDPVIRADVEKRAAALVPPRTVEAARDLAEVGPLILELLPEPGGLTDAEAHGVTVTASLLAAQEPSGSLAVLRRFRRHPALDVRRQLVGTWDRFEAAEYAREVLDHLDRTDLFLTCTTDEQLAAAAGMRPWSRLAVYGSHDISALMAAAPDPNAVEVLRLAENRAVTDLRKLTSFSSLGELLISHTAGLTGLGELVSLRRLSLSQWIPGTRLTETLPGPAPLDFLHLGFHTTTTTGLRGLSHWSTLQELSLAVSVTLTAADWEEISRLPLLTGLRLDTSLFPYGLGPMPVLPGITRLTLTAVQGGEDVRALAAALPGLREVVLRTISGARPDLDRYAALFPGTEVTLDTR, encoded by the coding sequence ATGGACCCGACGGTGCTCGGTGGCAAGCTGGCGTCCGCGGCGGTCGCCCCGCTGCTGAAGAAGCTCTTCCGCGCCGACGGCCCGGGCGCCGGCCTGGTCGAACGGCCCGTGCGCCTGCGCGACCTCGTCTCCTTCCGCGGCGAGAAGCGGGCCCTGGGCGAGCGGGACGTCCACCGGCTCGCCGCCGAGCTCGTCGACCGTGCGGTGGACACCCCCGGCGAGCCGCCCTTCCCGCGCGACGAGGAGACCGCCGTCACCGAGGCGCTGGCCGCCCGGCTCCTCGCCCTGGGCGGGCTGGACATGGACGACGTCCAGGCGGTCCGCCTGGGCCACCGGGAACTGGCCGCGCGGCTGCACCGCGCCGCCCCGGCCCCCGACGGGCTGTCCACGGACGCCTGCCACTTCCTGGACTCCGCCACCGAGTGGGCCTGCCTGCACATCCTGGAGTTCTTCACCCGCCGCTCCACCTTCGTCGCCCGCACCCTCGTCGAGCAGACCCGCGGCCAGTCCGAACTCATCGCGCGCGTCGACGAGCTGCTCACCCGCACCCCCCGCCCGGACGCCCGCGACACCGCCTTCGAGGGCGGCTACCTCCCCTACGTCGCCCGCCGCCACGACCACCTCACCATCTACGGCATCGACCTGCGCGAGTCCCCGGACCGCTGGCCCCTGGAGGTCGCCTACCTGAGCCTGGAGGCGACGGCCCCCGGCGAGGACGCCCCGCACGCCCCGTCCGGCGAGCATCCGGCCGGCACCACCGTCCACCTGCCCGCCGAGGAGGTGCTCCGCGATCACGACCGCGTCCTGCTGCGCGGCGACGCCGGCTCCGGCAAGACGACGCTGGTGCAGTGGCTCGCGGTGACGGCCGCCGGCGGGGACGACGGACGCGTCCCGTTCGTCCTCCCCCTGCGCACGCTGATCCGCGCGGGCGCCCTCCCGGCACCGGCCGCCTTCCTCACGGCGGTGGGCTGCCCGCTGACCCCGCCCGAGGGCTGGGCGGAACGCGTACTGACCGCCGGACGCGCCCTGGTCCTCGTCGACGGCCTGGACGAGATCCCCGCCGCGGACCGCCACCGCACCCGCGACTGGCTGCTCGGCCTGATCCAGGCGTTCCCCGGCAACCGCTGGCTGCTGACCTCCCGCCCCACCGCGGTACGCCCCGACTGGCTGGCCGCCGAGGGCTTCCGGGAACTGGTCCTCGCCCCGATGCGCCGCGCCGACGTCGCCACCTTCGTCCGGCGCTGGCACGCGGCGGCCCGGGCCCCCGAGTACGAGGCGAGGCTGCTGGACGCCCTGCGCACCAAGCGCGACCTGGCCCGCCTCGCCACCAATCCCCTGATGTGCGGCCTGATCTGCGCCCTGCACCGGGAGCGCCGCGGGTATCTGCCCACCGGCCGCAAGGAGTTGTACGACGCCGCGCTGGCGATGCTGCTGGCCCGCCGGGACCGGGAGCGGGGCATGGGCGCGCTGGACACGCCCGAGCTGGGCGAGGAGGCGCAGCTGGAGCTGCTGCAACGCCTCGCCTACGCGCTGGTGCTGAGCGGCCGGACGGAGATGGACCTCGCCACGGCGGAGGGCATCGTGGAGCGCCGCCTGCCCTCGGTCGCCCCGGCGGCCGGGCAGGGGGACGCGGTGACGGTCCTGCGGTCCCTGCTGCTGCGCAGCGGACTGCTCCACCAGCCCGGCGAGGGCGCCGTGGCCTTCGTGCACCGCACCTTCCAGGACTACCTGGGCGCCCGGTACGCCGTGGAGGAGGGCCACCTCGACGTCCTGCTCAGCCATGCCCACGACACCCAGTGGGAGGACGTGATCCGCATGGCGGTGGCCCACGCCCGGCCCGGCGAACGCGCCGTGCTGCTGCGGCGGCTGCTGGACCAGGACACGCCCCGGCTCGCTCTGCTCGCCCTGGCGTGCCTGGAGCACGCCGCGGCGCTCGACCCGGTGATCCGGGCGGACGTGGAGAAGCGGGCGGCCGCGCTCGTGCCGCCCCGCACGGTGGAGGCGGCGAGGGACCTGGCGGAGGTGGGTCCGCTCATCCTGGAACTGCTGCCGGAGCCCGGGGGTCTGACCGACGCCGAGGCGCACGGCGTCACGGTCACGGCCTCGCTCCTCGCCGCACAGGAGCCCAGCGGGTCCCTGGCCGTGCTGCGCCGGTTCCGCCGGCATCCGGCGCTCGACGTACGCCGGCAACTGGTGGGGACGTGGGACCGGTTCGAGGCCGCGGAGTACGCGAGGGAGGTGCTCGACCACCTGGACCGTACGGACCTGTTCCTGACCTGCACCACCGACGAGCAGTTGGCGGCCGCCGCCGGGATGCGGCCCTGGAGCCGGCTGGCGGTGTACGGCTCGCACGACATCTCCGCCCTCATGGCCGCCGCGCCCGACCCGAACGCGGTGGAGGTGCTGCGCCTGGCGGAGAACCGGGCGGTGACCGACCTGCGGAAGCTGACCTCCTTCTCCTCGCTCGGGGAACTCTTGATCAGCCATACGGCCGGCCTCACCGGTCTCGGAGAGCTGGTTTCGCTGCGCCGGCTCTCCCTGTCGCAGTGGATCCCCGGCACCCGGCTGACCGAGACCCTTCCCGGGCCGGCGCCCCTGGACTTCCTCCACCTCGGCTTCCACACCACCACGACGACGGGTCTGCGGGGCCTGTCCCACTGGAGCACGCTCCAGGAGCTGAGTCTGGCCGTGAGCGTGACCCTCACCGCGGCGGACTGGGAGGAAATCTCGCGGCTTCCCCTCCTGACCGGCCTGCGTCTGGACACGTCACTCTTCCCCTACGGCCTCGGCCCGATGCCCGTGCTGCCCGGCATCACCCGGCTGACGCTGACGGCCGTCCAGGGCGGCGAGGACGTCCGCGCTCTCGCCGCCGCACTTCCCGGCCTGCGCGAAGTCGTGCTCCGGACCATCTCCGGCGCCCGCCCGGACCTCGACCGGTACGCGGCCCTCTTCCCCGGCACCGAGGTGACCCTGGACACGCGCTGA
- a CDS encoding ATP-dependent Clp protease ATP-binding subunit: MFERFTDRARRVVVLAQEEARMLNHNYIGTEHILLGLIHEGEGVAAKALESLGISLEAVRQQVEEIIGQGQQAPSGHIPFTPRAKKVLELSLREALQLGHNYIGTEHILLGLIREGEGVAAQVLVKLGADLNRVRQQVIQLLSGYQGKETATAGGPAEGTPSTSLVLDQFGRNLTQAARESKLDPVIGREKEIERVMQVLSRRTKNNPVLIGEPGVGKTAVVEGLAQAIVKGEVPETLKDKHLYTLDLGALVAGSRYRGDFEERLKKVLKEIRTRGDIILFIDELHTLVGAGAAEGAIDAASILKPMLARGELQTIGATTLDEYRKHLEKDAALERRFQPIQVAEPSLPHTIEILKGLRDRYEAHHRVSITDEALVQAATLADRYISDRFLPDKAIDLIDEAGSRMRIRRMTAPPDLREFDEKIAAVRRDKESAIDSQDFEKAASLRDKEKQLLAAKAKREKEWKAGDMDVVAEVDGELIAEVLATATGIPVFKLTEEESSRLLRMEEELHKRVIGQNDAVKALSKAIRRTRAGLKDPKRPGGSFIFAGPSGVGKTELSKALAEFLFGDEDALISLDMSEFSEKHTVSRLFGSPPGYVGYEEGGQLTEKVRRKPFSVVLFDEVEKAHPDIFNSLLQILEDGRLTDSQGRVVDFKNTVIIMTTNLGTRDISKGFNLGFAAAGDTKTNYERMKNKVSDELKQHFRPEFLNRVDDVVVFPQLTQDDILRIVDLMITKVDERLKDRDMGIELSQSAKELLSKKGYDPVLGARPLRRTIQREIEDTLSEKILFGELRPGHIVVVDTEGEGEEKTFTFRGEEKSALPDAPPIEQAAGGAGPNLSKDA, from the coding sequence ATGTTCGAGAGGTTCACCGACCGCGCGCGGCGGGTTGTCGTCCTGGCTCAGGAAGAGGCCCGGATGCTCAACCACAACTACATCGGCACCGAGCACATCCTCCTGGGCCTGATCCACGAGGGTGAGGGTGTCGCCGCCAAGGCCCTTGAGAGCCTCGGGATCTCGCTCGAGGCGGTCCGCCAGCAGGTGGAGGAGATCATCGGGCAGGGCCAGCAGGCCCCGTCGGGTCACATCCCCTTCACCCCCCGTGCCAAGAAGGTGCTGGAGCTGTCGCTCCGCGAGGCGCTTCAGCTGGGCCACAACTACATCGGCACGGAGCACATCCTGCTCGGCCTGATCCGCGAGGGCGAGGGCGTCGCCGCCCAGGTCCTGGTCAAGCTGGGCGCAGACCTCAACCGCGTGCGGCAGCAGGTGATCCAGCTGCTCTCCGGTTACCAGGGCAAGGAGACCGCCACCGCCGGCGGTCCTGCGGAGGGCACCCCCTCCACGTCCCTGGTCCTCGACCAGTTCGGCCGGAACCTCACCCAGGCCGCTCGTGAGTCCAAGCTCGACCCGGTCATCGGGCGCGAGAAGGAGATCGAGCGGGTCATGCAGGTGCTGTCCCGCCGTACCAAGAACAACCCGGTCCTGATCGGTGAGCCCGGCGTCGGCAAGACCGCCGTCGTCGAGGGCCTCGCCCAGGCCATCGTCAAGGGCGAGGTGCCCGAGACCCTCAAGGACAAGCACCTCTACACCCTGGACCTCGGCGCGCTGGTCGCCGGCTCCCGCTACCGCGGTGACTTCGAGGAGCGCCTGAAGAAGGTCCTCAAGGAGATCCGCACCCGCGGCGACATCATCCTGTTCATCGACGAGCTGCACACGCTGGTCGGTGCGGGTGCCGCCGAGGGCGCCATCGACGCCGCTTCCATCCTGAAGCCGATGCTGGCCCGCGGTGAGCTCCAGACCATCGGCGCGACCACGCTGGACGAGTACCGCAAGCACCTGGAGAAGGACGCGGCCCTGGAGCGCCGCTTCCAGCCCATCCAGGTCGCCGAGCCGTCCCTGCCGCACACCATCGAGATCCTCAAGGGTCTGCGCGACCGGTACGAGGCGCACCACCGCGTCTCCATCACGGACGAGGCGCTGGTCCAGGCCGCCACCCTGGCCGACCGGTACATCTCGGACCGCTTCCTGCCGGACAAGGCGATCGACCTGATCGACGAGGCCGGCTCCCGGATGCGCATCCGCCGGATGACCGCGCCGCCGGACCTGCGCGAGTTCGACGAGAAGATCGCCGCCGTCCGCCGGGACAAGGAGTCCGCGATCGACTCGCAGGACTTCGAGAAGGCCGCCTCCCTGCGCGACAAGGAGAAGCAGCTCCTGGCCGCCAAGGCCAAGCGGGAGAAGGAGTGGAAGGCCGGCGACATGGACGTCGTCGCCGAGGTCGACGGCGAGCTGATCGCCGAGGTCCTCGCCACGGCCACCGGCATCCCGGTCTTCAAGCTGACCGAGGAGGAGTCCAGCCGCCTGCTCCGCATGGAGGAGGAGCTGCACAAGCGGGTCATCGGCCAGAACGACGCCGTCAAGGCGCTGTCGAAGGCGATCCGCCGTACGCGTGCCGGTCTGAAGGACCCGAAGCGTCCGGGTGGTTCGTTCATCTTCGCCGGCCCGTCCGGTGTCGGTAAGACCGAGCTGTCCAAGGCGCTCGCCGAGTTCCTCTTCGGCGACGAGGACGCGCTGATCTCCCTCGACATGTCGGAGTTCAGCGAGAAGCACACGGTCTCGCGTCTCTTCGGTTCGCCCCCCGGCTACGTGGGCTACGAAGAGGGCGGCCAGCTCACCGAGAAGGTGCGCCGCAAGCCGTTCTCCGTCGTCCTGTTCGACGAGGTGGAGAAGGCCCACCCGGACATCTTCAACTCGCTGCTGCAAATCCTGGAGGACGGTCGCCTGACCGACTCCCAGGGCCGGGTCGTGGACTTCAAGAACACGGTCATCATCATGACGACCAACCTCGGCACCCGGGACATCTCCAAGGGCTTCAACCTGGGCTTCGCCGCCGCGGGCGACACGAAGACCAACTACGAGCGCATGAAGAACAAGGTCTCGGACGAGCTCAAGCAGCACTTCCGGCCCGAGTTCCTCAACCGCGTCGACGACGTGGTCGTCTTCCCGCAGCTCACCCAGGACGACATCCTGCGGATCGTCGACCTGATGATCACCAAGGTGGACGAGCGCCTGAAGGACCGGGACATGGGCATCGAGCTCTCCCAGTCCGCCAAGGAGCTGCTGTCCAAGAAGGGCTACGACCCCGTGCTGGGCGCCCGGCCGCTGCGCCGGACCATCCAGCGCGAGATCGAGGACACGCTCTCGGAGAAGATCCTCTTCGGCGAGCTGCGCCCCGGTCACATCGTGGTCGTGGACACCGAGGGCGAGGGCGAGGAGAAGACCTTCACCTTCCGCGGCGAGGAGAAGTCGGCGCTGCCCGACGCCCCGCCGATCGAGCAGGCGGCCGGCGGAGCCGGACCGAACCTGAGCAAGGACGCGTAG
- a CDS encoding SCO3374 family protein: MVDARPPSTLPAPPALPVPPPRRPRDPVGRGHGERPHGAGGREGARGRCGCGDPADHDRRWYEHRLGWPTAPGEPLRLRTGVRFDVLDVPAQAGYAALGRLGPLSPVAVQGGRMRLLVAPGSAEELPGLLDWLEWGSLALDLAGIGAGGLIDAPPPPATGSGPVRPLPPGHPGRADSDPLAGGDRRGPQGAAVWLRPPVPGCEVESSLPTLSALGGGGGAPDLVRLLGTVATACHRVRLWRASALPPAGAPGFSPVARRDGGKRP, from the coding sequence ATGGTTGACGCCCGGCCGCCCTCCACCCTGCCCGCTCCCCCGGCCCTGCCCGTTCCCCCGCCGCGCCGTCCGCGGGATCCCGTGGGACGCGGCCACGGGGAGCGCCCGCACGGCGCGGGCGGTCGCGAAGGTGCCCGCGGCAGGTGCGGGTGCGGGGATCCGGCGGATCACGACCGCCGGTGGTACGAGCACCGGCTGGGCTGGCCCACCGCCCCGGGGGAACCGCTGCGGCTCCGTACCGGCGTGCGGTTCGACGTGCTGGACGTCCCGGCCCAGGCCGGGTACGCGGCGCTGGGGCGGCTCGGCCCGCTCTCCCCCGTGGCCGTCCAGGGCGGCCGGATGCGGCTGCTCGTGGCCCCGGGCAGCGCGGAGGAGCTGCCCGGGCTGCTGGACTGGCTGGAGTGGGGCTCGCTGGCCCTCGACCTGGCCGGGATCGGGGCGGGCGGTCTCATCGACGCGCCGCCGCCGCCCGCGACCGGCTCCGGGCCGGTCCGGCCGCTGCCCCCGGGTCACCCGGGCCGCGCGGACAGCGATCCTCTCGCCGGTGGGGACCGTCGCGGTCCGCAGGGGGCCGCCGTATGGCTGCGACCCCCTGTGCCGGGGTGCGAGGTCGAATCCTCGCTGCCGACGCTGTCGGCCTTGGGGGGCGGTGGGGGCGCCCCCGATCTCGTACGGCTGCTCGGCACGGTGGCAACCGCGTGCCACCGGGTCCGGCTGTGGCGCGCGAGCGCCCTGCCGCCGGCCGGTGCGCCGGGCTTTTCGCCGGTTGCTCGCCGGGATGGCGGTAAGAGGCCGTGA
- a CDS encoding histone-like nucleoid-structuring protein Lsr2: protein MAQKVQVLLVDDLDGGEADETVTFALDGKTYEIDLTTANADKLRGLLEPYVKGGRRTGGRASGGRGKARSSSGGSPDTAAIRAWAKENGYEVNDRGRVPASIREAYEKANG from the coding sequence GTGGCACAGAAGGTTCAGGTCCTTCTTGTCGACGACCTCGACGGCGGCGAGGCGGACGAGACCGTGACGTTCGCTCTGGACGGCAAGACCTACGAGATCGACCTCACCACCGCCAATGCGGACAAGCTGCGCGGCCTTCTCGAGCCTTACGTGAAGGGTGGCCGCCGTACCGGTGGCCGCGCTTCCGGCGGGCGCGGCAAGGCGCGTTCCTCTTCCGGTGGCAGCCCCGACACCGCGGCGATCCGCGCGTGGGCGAAGGAGAACGGTTACGAGGTCAACGACCGCGGGCGGGTTCCCGCGTCCATCCGCGAGGCGTACGAAAAGGCCAACGGCTGA
- a CDS encoding amino-acid N-acetyltransferase gives MSAVSPQVTAKAITVRRARTSDVPAVRRLLDAYVRDGILLDKAMVTLYEDIQEFWVAERDDNAEVVGCGALHVMWEDLAEVRTLAVKPGLKGAGVGHQLLEKLLHTARWLGVRRVFCLTFEVDFFGKHGFVEIGETPVDTDVYAELLRSYDEGVAEFLGLERVKPNTLGNSRMLLHL, from the coding sequence ATGTCCGCAGTGAGTCCTCAAGTCACCGCTAAAGCCATCACCGTCCGGCGGGCCCGCACCAGCGATGTCCCGGCCGTGCGCAGGCTCCTCGACGCCTACGTCCGCGACGGCATCCTGCTCGACAAAGCCATGGTCACGCTTTACGAGGACATCCAGGAGTTCTGGGTCGCGGAACGCGACGACAACGCCGAGGTCGTCGGCTGCGGCGCCCTGCACGTGATGTGGGAAGACCTCGCGGAAGTCAGGACTCTCGCGGTGAAGCCGGGCCTGAAGGGCGCCGGCGTCGGACACCAGTTGCTGGAGAAGTTGCTCCATACCGCGCGCTGGCTCGGCGTTCGCCGCGTTTTCTGCCTGACCTTCGAAGTCGACTTCTTCGGCAAGCACGGCTTCGTGGAGATCGGAGAGACGCCCGTCGACACCGATGTCTACGCGGAGCTCCTCCGTTCCTATGACGAGGGCGTCGCGGAGTTCCTCGGTCTCGAACGAGTGAAACCGAACACCTTGGGCAACAGTCGGATGCTTCTGCATCTGTGA
- a CDS encoding type III pantothenate kinase — translation MLLTIDVGNTHTVLGLFDGEEIVEHWRISTDARRTADELAVLLQGLMGMHPLLGDDLGDGIDGIAICATVPSVLHELREVTRRYYGDVPAVLVEPGVKTGVPILFDNPKEVGADRIINAVAANELYGGPAIVVDFGTATTFDAVSARGEYVGGVIAPGIEISVEALGVKAAQLRKIEVARPRSVIGKNTVEAMQAGIVYGFAGQVDGVVSRMARELADDPDDVTVIATGGLAPMVLGESSVIDEHEPWLTLIGLRLVYERNVSRM, via the coding sequence ATGCTGCTGACGATCGACGTAGGGAACACGCACACCGTCCTCGGCCTCTTCGACGGGGAGGAGATCGTCGAACACTGGCGGATCTCCACCGACGCGCGCCGCACCGCCGACGAGCTCGCGGTCCTCCTCCAGGGCCTCATGGGCATGCACCCGCTCCTCGGGGACGACCTCGGCGACGGCATCGACGGCATCGCCATCTGCGCGACCGTCCCCTCGGTCCTGCACGAACTGCGCGAGGTCACCCGCCGCTACTACGGCGACGTGCCCGCCGTCCTCGTCGAACCGGGCGTCAAGACCGGCGTGCCGATCCTCTTCGACAACCCGAAGGAGGTCGGCGCCGACCGCATCATCAACGCGGTCGCGGCGAACGAGCTGTACGGCGGCCCGGCGATCGTCGTCGACTTCGGCACGGCGACGACGTTCGACGCGGTCAGCGCGCGCGGGGAGTACGTCGGCGGGGTCATCGCCCCCGGCATCGAGATCTCCGTCGAGGCGCTCGGCGTCAAGGCCGCCCAGCTCCGCAAGATCGAGGTGGCCCGTCCGCGCAGCGTGATCGGCAAGAACACGGTCGAGGCCATGCAGGCCGGCATCGTCTACGGCTTCGCCGGCCAGGTCGACGGCGTGGTCAGCCGCATGGCCCGCGAACTGGCCGACGACCCCGACGACGTCACCGTCATCGCGACCGGCGGCCTGGCCCCCATGGTCCTCGGCGAGTCCTCGGTCATCGACGAGCACGAGCCGTGGCTGACCCTGATCGGCCTCCGCCTGGTCTACGAGCGCAACGTGTCCCGCATGTAG
- the nadC gene encoding carboxylating nicotinate-nucleotide diphosphorylase encodes MNTPDLPLASATGGCGDGCACGADPDDETYLECGLDPALAQLLADAGLDPVEVEDIANVALQEDLAHGVDVTTVATIPEDAVATADFTAREAGVVAGLRVAEAVLSVVCTDEFEVERHVEDGDRVEAGRPLLSVTARTRDLLTAERSALNILCRLSGIATATRAWADALEGTEAKVRDTRKTTPGLRALEKYAVRCGGGVNHRMSLSDAALVKDNHVVAAGGVAQAFQAVRERFPDVPIEVEVDTLHQLREVVDAGADLILLDNFTPGECEEAVAIVDGRARLEASGRLTLGNARAYADTGVDYLAVGALTHSSPILDIGLDLRAAE; translated from the coding sequence GTGAACACCCCCGATCTCCCCCTCGCCTCCGCCACCGGAGGCTGCGGCGACGGCTGCGCCTGCGGCGCGGACCCCGACGACGAGACGTATTTGGAGTGCGGCCTGGACCCCGCGCTCGCCCAGCTCCTGGCCGACGCCGGACTCGACCCCGTGGAGGTCGAGGACATCGCCAACGTCGCCCTCCAGGAGGACCTCGCCCACGGCGTGGACGTGACGACGGTCGCGACCATCCCCGAGGACGCGGTCGCCACCGCCGACTTCACCGCCCGAGAGGCCGGCGTCGTCGCGGGCCTCAGGGTCGCCGAGGCGGTGCTGTCCGTCGTCTGCACGGACGAGTTCGAGGTGGAACGCCACGTCGAGGACGGCGACCGCGTCGAGGCGGGCCGGCCGCTCCTGTCCGTCACCGCCCGCACCCGCGACCTGCTCACCGCCGAGCGCAGCGCGCTGAACATCCTGTGCCGCCTGTCGGGCATCGCGACGGCCACCCGCGCGTGGGCGGACGCCCTGGAGGGCACGGAGGCCAAGGTCCGCGACACCCGCAAGACGACCCCCGGCCTGCGCGCGCTCGAGAAGTACGCGGTCCGCTGCGGCGGCGGCGTCAACCACCGCATGTCCCTCTCCGACGCGGCCCTGGTCAAGGACAACCACGTGGTCGCCGCGGGCGGGGTCGCCCAGGCGTTCCAGGCGGTCCGCGAACGCTTCCCCGACGTGCCCATCGAGGTCGAGGTCGACACCCTGCACCAGCTCCGCGAGGTCGTGGACGCCGGTGCCGACCTGATCCTGCTGGACAACTTCACGCCCGGCGAGTGCGAGGAGGCCGTGGCGATCGTCGACGGCCGCGCCCGGCTGGAGGCGTCGGGCCGCCTCACCCTCGGCAACGCCCGGGCGTACGCGGACACCGGCGTCGACTACCTGGCCGTGGGCGCCCTCACGCACTCCTCGCCCATCCTGGACATCGGCCTGGACCTGCGAGCGGCGGAGTAG
- a CDS encoding L-aspartate oxidase, which translates to MTGTGIRLHAPAPGWSIDADVVVVGSGVAGLTAALRCEAAGLRTVVVTKARLDDGSTRWAQGGIAAALGEGDTPGQHLDDTLVAGAGLCDEEAVRILVTEGPDAVRRLIATGARFDESADGGLALTREGGHHRRRIAHAGGDATGAEISRALVDAVRARGLRTIENALVLDLLTDAGGRTAGVTLHVMGEGRHDGVGAVHAPAVVLATGGMGQVFSATTNPPVSTGDGVALALRAGAEVSDLEFVQFHPTVLFLGPDAEGQQPLVSEAVRGEGAHLVDADGVRFMQGQHELAELAPRDIVAKGIMRRMREQGAEHMYLDARHFGAEMWEHRFPTILAACRAHGIDPVTEPVPVAPAAHYASGGVRTDSHGRTTVPGLYACGEVACTGVHGANRLASNSLLEGLVYAERIAADIAAARAGGALPAREPHPIASAGQPEHPLLAPEARFTIQRIMTEGAGVLRSAASLARAADRLRQLHTEAREALADNGKTAEPGVDTWEATNLLCVARVLVAAAALREETRGCHWREDHPDRDDTRWRRHIAVTLDPDRTLAVRTTDSADFPPTARPQEQ; encoded by the coding sequence GTGACCGGCACAGGCATACGACTGCACGCGCCCGCCCCCGGCTGGTCCATCGACGCGGACGTGGTGGTCGTCGGCTCCGGCGTGGCCGGCCTCACCGCCGCGCTGCGCTGCGAGGCCGCCGGTCTGCGCACCGTCGTCGTCACCAAGGCGCGCCTCGACGACGGCTCCACCCGCTGGGCCCAGGGCGGCATCGCCGCGGCCCTCGGCGAGGGCGACACCCCCGGCCAGCACCTGGACGACACCCTGGTGGCGGGCGCCGGCCTGTGCGACGAGGAAGCGGTCCGCATCCTCGTCACCGAGGGCCCCGACGCGGTCCGCCGCCTCATCGCCACCGGCGCCCGGTTCGACGAGTCCGCCGACGGCGGCCTGGCCCTGACCCGCGAGGGCGGCCACCACCGGCGCCGCATCGCGCACGCCGGCGGCGACGCGACCGGCGCGGAGATCTCCCGCGCCCTGGTCGACGCGGTCCGCGCGCGCGGGCTGCGCACCATCGAGAACGCCCTGGTCCTGGACCTCCTCACGGACGCCGGCGGCCGCACCGCCGGCGTCACCCTGCACGTCATGGGCGAGGGCCGGCACGACGGCGTGGGGGCGGTCCACGCCCCCGCCGTGGTCCTCGCCACCGGCGGCATGGGCCAGGTCTTCTCCGCGACGACGAACCCGCCCGTCTCCACGGGCGACGGCGTGGCCCTCGCCCTGCGCGCGGGCGCCGAGGTCAGCGACCTGGAGTTCGTCCAGTTCCACCCCACCGTGCTCTTCCTCGGTCCCGACGCGGAGGGGCAGCAGCCCCTGGTCTCCGAGGCGGTCCGCGGCGAGGGCGCCCACCTGGTGGACGCCGACGGCGTGCGCTTCATGCAGGGGCAGCACGAACTCGCCGAGCTCGCCCCCCGGGACATCGTCGCCAAGGGCATCATGCGCCGCATGCGGGAACAGGGCGCCGAGCACATGTACCTCGACGCCCGGCACTTCGGCGCCGAGATGTGGGAGCACCGCTTCCCGACCATTCTCGCCGCCTGCCGCGCCCACGGCATCGACCCGGTCACCGAGCCCGTCCCGGTCGCCCCGGCCGCCCACTACGCCTCCGGCGGCGTCCGCACCGACTCCCACGGCCGCACCACCGTGCCCGGCCTGTACGCGTGCGGCGAGGTCGCCTGCACCGGCGTGCACGGCGCCAACCGCCTGGCCTCCAACTCCCTCCTGGAGGGCCTGGTCTACGCCGAGCGCATCGCCGCCGACATCGCGGCGGCCCGCGCGGGCGGCGCCCTCCCCGCGCGGGAGCCGCACCCGATCGCCTCCGCCGGGCAGCCCGAGCACCCCCTGCTCGCCCCCGAGGCCCGCTTCACCATCCAGCGGATCATGACGGAAGGCGCCGGCGTCCTCCGCTCCGCCGCCTCCCTCGCCCGGGCGGCCGACCGGCTCCGGCAGCTCCACACCGAGGCCCGGGAGGCCCTCGCCGACAACGGCAAGACGGCCGAGCCCGGAGTCGACACCTGGGAGGCCACCAACCTCCTGTGCGTCGCCCGTGTCCTGGTCGCCGCCGCCGCGCTGCGCGAGGAGACCCGCGGCTGCCACTGGCGCGAGGACCACCCCGACCGCGACGACACCCGCTGGCGCCGCCACATCGCCGTCACCCTCGACCCCGACCGGACCCTGGCCGTCCGCACCACGGACTCCGCCGACTTCCCCCCGACCGCCCGTCCCCAGGAGCAGTGA